The window GGCGAATGCGGTAATTGCGCAGGTTATCCCAGTCTATCTCCGAAGGATTGATAATTTTGGCGTCACTTCCCCAGCCATCAAGCACTTCGTAGTGTCTTTGGCTCAGGTAGCCAGGGTTATTTCTGGCTTTGGGCCAGATTTCATCTGTGGCAATGCTGTTCGGAACATTCCAGTAAGGAGAGAATACAGCATACTGAATTTTATCACTGAAAATAGGAGTGGAGTTCATTTGTTTACCAACCACCACCTTCATGGTTTTAATTTTTTCTCCGTCTTCCACTACCTGCAGTTTGTACTCAGGCAGGTTTACCAGTACATAGGTAGGTGGCATGTCTCCGGAAGAAAACCAGCGTATGCGGTCCAGGTTCAGCGCAATTTGCTTCAGGCGCGTTTCGGCGGGTACATTCATGGCTTCTATTACTTCGCTGGTTATGGCAGGCTGTACCTCTAATCCCATACGCAGCTGAAAATTATTCACTGCCGATACAAGAGAGGAATCATAAACGGCAGGATTTGTCCATTCAGCCGGCCCGCTTGTAAGATCGCCACTGAGGTGTAGCCGCTGGCGGATTGTTTCTACCCGCTGGCTAGAATCTCCAGGTTGTAGTTCTCCGGTGCCATCAATTTTAGGCCAGCCTCCATTTTTGGCAATTTCAGTATAAGTTTCAATGTACTGCTGCAACTTTTCATACTGGTCAAAGCGGGGCCTGAAGTAATCCAGGGAGGCGTTTACATCTCCGTTATCTACTGCTTCCTGAAGATGGGTATAGAGGGTATCCGGAGCTTCAGGCTTGATATGCCACGATTTGTAGAAATTGCCGGGTTTTACTTTGCCGGTGGCAATAACATCTGCAAGCTTTAAATAGGTGGCAGAAAGCAGTATATCCAGTTTAGCGCCGGTTTCTGCACTATTTTCCTGTTGCGCCTGCTGCATAAGGGTTTGAATGGTGTCTATTGGATAGGAAGCCGGGTTTAGCCCTTCCTGATCAATGTTTTGGGTGATCTTTACCAGGCGGGATGCAGTGCTGGCATTCCAGGCAGGGATGAAGTTCCGTTTACTGTAGAAAGTAAAAATATCTTCGGCCACCCCCTCTTCATTTATTTTGGGGAGGTCTGTTTTCAGTTCCGTAGAATCAACCCACTGCTCAATGATCCTGCCGGCTTCCTCCTTAGAGTATTGAAAGCTAATTCCTGTATTTTCTTCACCATTGCCGTTGCTTTGTTTTACAGCAGCCTGCCGGCTGTTATCACTATCATTACAGGCAGTCATCAAGTATAAAGGCAATATCAGCAGGAGGTAGTATATTAATCTGTTCATCTTTTTCAATGTCTGTTTTAAAGCAAAGGAGTTAACAGTTTTATATTTTTTCCTTTGCTGGTGAGGCAGCAAACAAGCTGAACTCCAATCTGTTATCAGAGTTCAGCTTGCGGAGCCTCTAAGTAGGTTGTTTATCTATTTATTAAATACAATGCCTGCAATAATAACGCCGGCTAAAACAGCTGCAGCTGCCGCTGGCACAGACTGGTGGCGGCCCATCCAGCCTACTATACTTTTTTCCTTTGATTTTTCATCAAAACGGCCATGTGAGCCAAAGTTGCCCGGCGCTGGTTCAAAGAGGTTATCAAGGGGATTTTTGTCCTTGGGCTCGTCTGATTGCTGGCCTTTGTAGCCATTTTTTGCCAGCACCCAATCTCCTACCATGGGCAGTATTTTATTGCCAAGTACAGCCTGCAGGGTAGGGAAACCTACTTTATATTCACGTTCCGGATGATAAGCTGCATGGTATACGCTTCGGGCAGCTGCCTCGGGCTGATAAATGGTACCCATCGGGCGTGGCTTGTTAGGCATTCTGTTGCGCATCCAGTCAAACTGGGGTGTGTTCATGGCAGGCATTTGTACCATGGTGATCTGAACGTTACTCTTGTCGTGGAGAAGCTCAGACCGGAGGGAGTCATAAAAGCCCTGGGTGGCATGTTTGGCACCACAATAGGCCGATTGCAGGGGAATGCCCCGGTAAGCCAGAGCGGAGCCAACATATACAATGCATCCTTTATCACGGGGTAACATATACTTAAGTGCCGCCAGGGTTCCGAAAACCTGCCCCAGATAGGTAACATCTGTTACACGTTTGTATTCTTCCGGCTTCATTTCCTTTACAGGACTTAGCACGCCTACCATGGCATTGTTTACCCAAACGTCAATGGGGCCCAGCTTTTCTTCTACTTCAGCGGCAATCCGCTCCATAGCTTCTGCATCGGCAACATCTGCAGAAAAGGTAAGGGCCTGCGCACCATGACTTTCTGCTTCCTGTTTTGCCTGCTCCAGACGTTCCTTTCCACGGGCAATCAGTGCCACCTTGGCACCATTTTTAGCAAACTCCATGGCAATTGCCCTGCCCAGGCCTGCTGAGGCCCCGGTTACTACTACTA of the Flammeovirgaceae bacterium 311 genome contains:
- a CDS encoding peptidoglycan-binding domain 1 protein (COG2989 Uncharacterized protein conserved in bacteria), whose amino-acid sequence is MLPHQQRKKYKTVNSFALKQTLKKMNRLIYYLLLILPLYLMTACNDSDNSRQAAVKQSNGNGEENTGISFQYSKEEAGRIIEQWVDSTELKTDLPKINEEGVAEDIFTFYSKRNFIPAWNASTASRLVKITQNIDQEGLNPASYPIDTIQTLMQQAQQENSAETGAKLDILLSATYLKLADVIATGKVKPGNFYKSWHIKPEAPDTLYTHLQEAVDNGDVNASLDYFRPRFDQYEKLQQYIETYTEIAKNGGWPKIDGTGELQPGDSSQRVETIRQRLHLSGDLTSGPAEWTNPAVYDSSLVSAVNNFQLRMGLEVQPAITSEVIEAMNVPAETRLKQIALNLDRIRWFSSGDMPPTYVLVNLPEYKLQVVEDGEKIKTMKVVVGKQMNSTPIFSDKIQYAVFSPYWNVPNSIATDEIWPKARNNPGYLSQRHYEVLDGWGSDAKIINPSEIDWDNLRNYRIRQKPGPWNSLGRVKFMFPNDYAIYLHDTPADHLFDEYTRAFSHGCIRVEEPAWLADWLFPQYNRQEVRSKMNNTNRDVVSLEQDVPVYILYLTSFVDDNGNINFREDLYELDKRLTPQFDVI
- a CDS encoding short-chain dehydrogenase/reductase SDR (COG1028 Dehydrogenases with different specificities (related to short-chain alcohol dehydrogenases)); protein product: MEYIFLSIEHIMEERKQDVVVVTGASAGLGRAIAMEFAKNGAKVALIARGKERLEQAKQEAESHGAQALTFSADVADAEAMERIAAEVEEKLGPIDVWVNNAMVGVLSPVKEMKPEEYKRVTDVTYLGQVFGTLAALKYMLPRDKGCIVYVGSALAYRGIPLQSAYCGAKHATQGFYDSLRSELLHDKSNVQITMVQMPAMNTPQFDWMRNRMPNKPRPMGTIYQPEAAARSVYHAAYHPEREYKVGFPTLQAVLGNKILPMVGDWVLAKNGYKGQQSDEPKDKNPLDNLFEPAPGNFGSHGRFDEKSKEKSIVGWMGRHQSVPAAAAAVLAGVIIAGIVFNK